In the genome of Calliopsis andreniformis isolate RMS-2024a chromosome 10, iyCalAndr_principal, whole genome shotgun sequence, one region contains:
- the LOC143184606 gene encoding uncharacterized protein LOC143184606 → MSEPSKNENCAMENVESSENLEKSNTLNSSAISSVDESQDFHLVDFEEEECLNKSGQGVKNTQPEKVSSSLNDAAEKTTVTESTAMVDKEIESDAEKEKVAKEEETQETQLTEEKISGDDSSSEKKEKHSDEEEEIIQCTPPEVYSPSKKQVLSNTVTASLKRKAEPLDEPPTKMLKTSSEENISENSEVSKEKSYPSFKSDESQDFPKNCIDTNIIIAETQEVLGNEDAESTLDKPTKDEEKTETEKHFTPQIKECEMDKNENFSDVVEMNEAITSKETVEESYEMQNDAQVNENRPLPVQTKDSTSPPKTIEKVKSGTNNNSTDSTKSVEDKDTKIIHNEKIEDKENGIESSRHINSEQKNNEAQDSLTSKKVSNESHSNINCANVCKSRNSIELVYDRSSVQEIKPKSKEIVEIDEDGEKIVLDSSQDDSDLKTEEKNILDNTKAETTTYKSCYDSKSSSEFSYKSIENTKESSLDSAKSNSKLVNGSSESKRCDTDSTASLQSDTFNDIPLGIDKADNAICTSVHNLNKQAKPVSVSKDNDHTDLLSVSDNEPDVYIVDDKSKSNLTHSNSMTKALQVEKEIGIYVRMKCLLHVDEGTKEFLSKEITGVQCEGTVIEPTLTRQKNNDTSASLADISGNENKDVSPGSVNSNQQLYPLNPSSRLSFASTISSLSSVSSAASLAAKLAMRDSTHFSLPRAPAKHAKKHVQDVHSLNDKQAVDEAYDRLTKEWQNSHLLTTTILNFANTELGGIDTYNVSNERIDEQLQKIRSSTPEVPQEVPQAQTPKHTKKNKTVKRPRSKSTKSDNQSNGLNKMSSKVLSPAEGSSTPNRKKNKTEHTDNSLNAIDVPLKPLSQVVVDDLINKDVFAKWSDNNYYPGKVIDKIKMKYKVHFYDGKSKVLIEDFIITIPKVLKEGLSVYATTKNDDYGSCGIIIDTQTVNNEAYYIVETDEGEKLRVQVKDIFLSSDQAQVLKEEMSSDSKSLPSTPKHLGQVTLDNMVDGKRRSKRIATPSFSTPKTKLIQTPTSKHIAEPSVSGISSTVKKEKKVLSESDATSSDSNVSVKEETSTIGVQPEIIGTPFEQVVKGPQNRIKSKSRSKKKAEDEETIATFGPIPPADLNLFKGMSFILACASLETIDRYQVDNRDYSSDTGTENEEEWVKKPFVRDRLTKQIKAGGGKVYTEFSEIPKDEYKNTKLITNVPNTTAKTLLCLSVGIPAYNHNWIIRCCQESKIVSPAEDELPAGWSIEKQSYIEMFQRSSNKPLTQVVVIIPVVESKRQFIAFWRVVCENAGAVVLLADKPDAMEGFGEGTVVLTNRSCPSWAVEKATDLQIPLLSTTWLVQCLIEGKLCSYDAKIRYKYNYIQN, encoded by the exons ATGTCAGAGCCTTCTAAAAACGAAAATTGTGCAATGGAGAATGTAGAAAGCTCTGAAAATTTAGAAAAGAGTAATACTTTGAACTCCAGTGCAATCAGCAGCGTGGACGAGAGTCAAGATTTTCATCTTGTAGATTTTGAGGAGGAAGAGTGTTTAAATAAATCGGGGCAAGGTGTGAAAAATACACAGCCTGAGAAAGTTTCATCTTCCTTAAATGATGCAGCAGAGAAGACTACAGTAACAGAAAGTACGGCTATGGTGGACAAAGAAATTGAGTCTGATGCAGAGAAAGAGAAAGTTGCGAAAGAGGAAGAGACTCAAGAAACGCAATTGACTGAAGAAAAAATATCTGGTGATGATAGTAGTTCagaaaaaaaggagaaacaTTCAGATGAAGAAGAGGAAATAATACAATGCACACCGCCTGAAGTTTATTCTCCATCTAAGAAACAAGTTCTTAGCAATACAGTAACAGCAAGTTTGAAACGCAAAGCAGAACCTCTGGATGAACCTCCAACAAAGATGTTAAAAACATCATCTGAGGAAAATATATCTGAGAATAGTGAAGTCTCAAAAGAAAAAAGTTATCCTTCCTTTAAGTCTGATGAAAGTCAAGATTTTCCCAAAAATTGTATTGATACAAATATTATAATAGCAGAAACTCAAGAGGTGCTAGGAAACGAGGATGCAGAAAGTACATTAGACAAGCCTACAAAAGATGAGGAAAAGACTGAAACTGAGAAGCATTTTACACCACAAATAAAAGAGTGTGAAATGGATAAGAATGAAAATTTTAGCGACGTAGTGGAAATGAATGAAGCAATCACGAGCAAAGAGACTGTAGAAGAGAGTTATGAAATGCAAAATGATGCTCAAGTTAATGAGAATAGACCCTTACCAGTACAGACGAAAGACAGTACATCTCCTCCAAAGACAATAGAAAAGGTAAAATCAGGTACAAACAATAATAGTACTGATAGTACAAAGTCCGTTGAAGACAAAGATACCAAAATCATACATAATGAAAAGATAGAAGATAAAGAAAATGGTATTGAATCCAGTAGACACATTAATTCAGAACAAAAAAATAATGAAGCTCAAGACAGTTTAACGTCTAAGAAAGTCTCTAATGAATCTCATTCTAATATAAATTGCGCTAATGTATGTAAATCAAGGAATAGCATAGAACTCGTTTATGACAGGAGCTCAGTTCAAGAAATAAAACCCAAATCCAAAGAAATAGTAGAAATTGATGAAGATGGAGAAAAAATTGTGTTAGATTCTTCTCAAGATGATTCTGATTTGAAAACAGAGGAGAAAAATATTCTAGATAACACAAAAGCTGAAACAACAACTTATAAAAGCTGCTATGACAGTAAGAGTAGCAGTGAGTTTAGTTACAAATCAATAGAAAATACCAAAGAATCATCACTTGATTCTGCTAAATCTAATAGTAAACTTGTAAATGGAAGTAGTGAGTCCAAAAGATGTGACACTGATAGTACAGCTAGTTTacagtcagacacatttaatGATATACCACTTGGAATTGACAAAGCAGATAACGCTATTTGTACATCTGTACATAATCTAAACAAGCAAGCTAAACCAGTTTCTGTATCTAAAGATAATGATCATACTGACTTATTAAGTGTAAGTGACAATGAGCCTGATGTTTATATAGTAGATGATAAAAGTAAATCAAACTTAACACACAGCAATTCTATGACCAAAGCTTTGCAAGTGGAAAAAGAGATTGGTATATACGTTAGAATGAAATGCTTGTTACATGTTGATGAAGGTACAAAGGAATTTCTAAGTAAAGAAATTACAGGCGTACAGTGTGAAGGCACCGTAATAGAACCCACTTTAACGCGTCAGAAGAATAATGATACCTCAGCATCATTGGCAGACATCTCTGGAAACGAGAATAAAGACGTATCCCCTGGATCAGTAAACAGCAATCAACAATTGTACCCTTTAAATCCGTCTTCTAGACTTTCATTTGCATCGACAATTAGCTCCTTAAGTTCTGTATCAAGTGCAGCATCACTAGCGGCGAAGCTTGCTATGAGAGATAGCACACATTTCTCATTGCCAAGAGCGCCCGCAAAGCATGCGAAAAAGCATGTTCAAGATGTGCATTCATTGAATGATAAACAGGCAGTGGATGAGGCTTATGATCGCCTTACTAAAGAGTGGCAGAATAGCCACCTTCTGACAACGACTATCTTAAACTTTGCAAATACAGAACTTGGTGGAATTGACACATATAATGTTAGCAATGAGAGAATAGACGAACAGTTACAGAAGATTCGCTCTTCTACGCCAGAAGTTCCACAAGAAGTGCCTCAGGCACAGACTCCTAAACATACGAAGAAGAACAAGACGGTGAAAAGGCCGCGAAGTAAAAGCACAAAATCGGATAATCAATCGAATGGATTGAACAAGATGTCTTCAAAGGTTCTAAGCCCTGCAGAGGGTAGTagtacaccaaatagaaaaaagaataaaacaGAACATACAGATAATTCCTTGAACGCCATAGACGTTCCATTGAAACCATTGTCACAAGTTGTAGTGGATGACTTGATTAACAAAGATGTCTTTGCTAAATGGTCTGACAATAATTATTACCCTGGTAAAGTTATtgataagataaaaatgaagtATAAGGtacatttctacgatggcaaaagtAAAGTGCTTATAGAAGACTTTATTATAACAATACCAAAAGTTTTAAAGGAAGGTCTATCTGTGTATGCCACAACTAAAAACGACGATTATGGATCCTGTGGAATAATCATTGATACCCAAACTGTAAATAATGAAGCATATTATATAGTAGAAACTGATGAAGGAGAGAAACTTCGAGTTCAAGTTAAAGACATCTTTCTGTCTTCTGATCAGGCTCAAGTATTAAAAGAGGAGATGAGTTCAGACAGCAAAAGTCTTCCATCTACACCGAAACACTTAGGTCAGGTCACCTTAGACAATATGGTTGATGGGAAAAGACGTTCTAAACGGATCGCTACCCCTAGTTTTTCAACACCTAAAACCAAATTAATCCAGACTCCAACAAGCAAGCATATAGCAGAGCCTTCCGTTTCTGGTATAAGCAGCACagtaaaaaaagagaaaaaagtacTCTCAGAAAGTGATGCTACTTCAAGTGACTCAAATGTTTCTGTAAAAGAGGAAACGTCGACCATCGGCGTGCAACCAGAGATAATTGGTACTCCGTTTGAACAAGTTGTAAAAGGACCACAAAATCGAATCAAAAGTAAATCGAGAAGTAAAAAAAAGGCAGAGGACGAAGAGACTATTGCAACTTTTGGCCCAATACCACCTGCAGACTTGAATTTGTTTAAAGGCATGTCATTCATTCTCGCTTGTGCGTCGTTGGAAACGATCGATCGGTACCAAGTAGACAACAGAGATTACAGTTCAGATACAGGAACAGAGAATGAGGAGGAATGGGTTAAGAAGCCTTTTGTAAGGGACAGATTAACCAAACAAATAAAAGCAGGCGGTGGAAAAGTTTACACAGAGTTTAGTGAGATACCAAAAGATGAGTACAAAAATACGAAGTTAATAACAAACGTGCCAAATACTACTGCAAAAACTTTGTTGTGTCTCTCTGTTGGTATACCCGCATACAATCATAATTGGATTATTAGGTGTTGCCAAGAA AGTAAAATCGTAAGTCCAGCTGAAGATGAACTACCTGCAGGATGGAGTATAGAAAAACAATCATATATTGAAATGTTCCAAAGATCTAGCAATAAACCATTAACTCAGGTTGTTGTAATAATTCCAGTTGTAGAGTCAAAGAGACAATTCATCGCATTCTGGCGTGTTGTCTGCGAAAACGCTGGTGCTGTAGTTCTATTAGCAGACAAACCAG ATGCTATGGAAGGTTTTGGAGAAGGGACAGTAGTTCTTACAAACAGATCGTGTCCATCGTGGGCAGTAGAGAAAGCTACTGATTTACAAATCCCATTACTCTCCACAACATGGCTAGTTCAGTGCTTGATAGAAGGAAAACTATgttcatacgatgcaaaaatccgctataaatataattatatacaAAATTAA
- the Syx18 gene encoding syntaxin 18, producing MDVSALFKASVKTVSLRNKDQGNARNILNLKQKKKSLFSIKAQSVVTQISKLREFLLENRKAYLNFSNYISNMPSMTDADRDEIDVGAQKIMSTCSQLIKDLRREIADSKVSPQNLEHREIMLLLIEDYLKNVCKIYSEQKAMRVKRAMEIRKIAKLEIERKPKKPLEIKGPSPTVNENVEDRETKVDSNNSSPMKVQEINGDVNALMYEEEISPEDIQVFEAENEQLYNELNTVVEEVKQIESKVVHIAELQEIFTEKVLDQDKDLDRLMTTVAGSTENVKEANEQIRQAIQRNAGLRVWILFFLLVMSFSLLFLDWYNP from the coding sequence ATGGATGTCAGTGCATTATTTAAAGCCAGTGTAAAAACAGTAAGTCTTCGCAATAAAGATCAAGGAAATGCAAGgaacatattaaatttaaagCAGAAAAAGAAAAGTCTATTTTCTATAAAAGCTCAAAGTGTAGTTACGCAAATTTCAAAATTGCGTGAATTTTTGTTAGAGAACCGCAAAGCATACctgaatttttcaaattataTATCCAATATGCCAAGTATGACAGATGCTGATCGAGATGAGATTGATGTTGGTGCACAAAAAATAATGAGTACGTGTTCCCAATTAATCAAAGACTTAAGAAGAGAGATTGCAGATTCGAAAGTGTCTCCGCAAAATTTAGAACATAGGGAAATCATGTTACTATTAATTGAAGATTATTTGAAGAATGTTTGTAAAATTTATTCTGAGCAGAAAGCAATGCGTGTAAAGAGAGCAATGGAAATAAGGAAAATTGCTAAGTTAGAAATAGAAAGAAAGCCTAAAAAACCATTAGAAATCAAAGGACCTAGTCCAACTGTAAATGAAAATGTAGAAGATAGAGAAACTAAGGTTGATTCTAATAATTCTAGTCCTATGAAGGTACAAGAAATAAATGGAGATGTTAATGCATTGATGTATGAAGAAGAAATATCACCTGAAGACATTCAAGTATTTGAAGCAGAAAATGAACAATTGTATAATGAGCTGAACACAGTTGTGGAAGAGGTGAAACAAATTGAGAGCAAAGTAGTACATATAGCTGAGCTTcaagaaatatttacagagaaaGTGTTAGATCAAGATAAGGACTTGGACCGTTTAATGACAACAGTTGCTGGATCAACAGAGAATGTGAAAGAAGCTAATGAACAAATTAGACAAGCTATTCAGCGAAATGCAGGACTCAGAGTTTGGATTCTTTTCTTTTTGTTAGTTATGTCATTTTCTCTATTGTTTCTTGATTGGTATAATCcttaa
- the LOC143184931 gene encoding uncharacterized protein LOC143184931 isoform X1, which translates to MNRSSRMNVTNDTSVCDIDRRYPRRFYLLRPRAVTSIGQRNRSSRWGYGDHEDTGLVAGFYVIAKETARPNARTLLNNKSLFFCDVMLAVCEEREKRTGWYELCDAKIDFMVCMSIV; encoded by the coding sequence ATGAATCGAAGCTCGCGGATGAACGTGACGAATGATACGTCTGTTTGTGACATTGATCGACGTTACCCGCGACGCTTTTACTTATTACGCCCACGCGCGGTCACGTCGATCGGCCAACGTAATCGATCGTCCCGATGGGGATATGGGGACCATGAGGACACTGGCCTCGTCGCTGGCTTCTACGTAATCGCGAAAGAAACAGCGCGACCGAATGCACGTACCCtcttgaataataaatctttGTTTTTTTGCGACGTAATGCTTGCGGTCTGCGAGGAAAGAGAAAAAAGAACGGGATGGTATGAACTTTGCGATGCGAAAATTGATTTCATGGTATGCATGAGTATTGTATGA
- the Cpr3 gene encoding cuticular protein 3: protein MAGKLIVLLSLAVLSKGAVVPAIPAVAAPVVAAVPAAKLEELDAAPQYSFAYDVQDAVTGDSKAQYETRSGDIVQGSYSLIEADGTRRIVQYTADPINGFNAVVSREPALAAIAAPVVPYAPAFAPSVGAAPVLPAAAPAPAIPASGPDSDVEVVEARSGPIISASREEQLRQQQEQQLQQLKDLERQQQEQQQQQLQQLQRLQQQSRLQLQQQIQQQTQQRQQQRIQSQEKDVEQIEPQQLRQPQQQRQPQQLRQQQQLRQPQQLAAPVRALAAPVQVGVKAQPLVGLPVAKAVASYPAAYAYTAAYTSPLAYAAPLNGLTYAPAAIL from the exons ATGGCTGGAAAG CTCATAGTACTCCTCAGCTTGGCGGTCCTCTCCAAGGGGGCGGTGGTCCCAGCGATCCCAGCGGTGGCTGCTCCCGTGGTAGCAGCTGTTCCAGCGGCAAAACTCGAAGAACTAGACGCAGCTCCCCAGTACAGCTTCGCCTACGACGTCCAGGACGCCGTGACAGGCGACTCGAAAGCTCAGTACGAGACCAGAAGCGGCGATATTGTGCAAGGAAGCTACTCTCTGATCGAGGCTGACGGAACTCGTCGCATCGTGCAGTACACAGCAGACCCAATAAATGGCTTCAACGCTGTGGTCAGTCGCGAGCCAGCGCTAGCTGCAATCGCCGCTCCAGTAGTGCCATACGCACCTGCGTTCGCGCCTTCCGTCGGCGCGGCACCTGTTCTACCCGCTGCTGCACCTGCGCCAGCCATTCCCGCTAGCGGGCCTGACTCCGACGTCGAGGTTGTGGAAGCCAGGTCTGGCCCCATCATCTCGGCCAGTCGAGAGGAGCAGCTTCGTCAGCAGCAGGAGCAACAGCTGCAGCAACTGAAGGACCTCGAGAGGCAGCAGCaggagcagcaacagcagcagctgcAGCAACTCCAAAGGCTGCAGCAGCAGTCTAGGCTGCAGTTGCAGCAGCAGATTCAACAGCAGACTCAACAGCGTCAGCAACAGAGGATACAGAGCCAGGAGAAGGATGTGGAGCAGATTGAACCACAGCAACTGAGACAGCCACAGCAACAGAGACAGCCACAGCAATTAAGGCAGCAACAGCAATTAAGACAGCCACAGCAACTGGCTGCGCCAGTGAGGGCTCTGGCTGCTCCAGTGCAAGTTGGAGTGAAGGCTCAGCCACTGGTTGGTTTGCCTGTAGCTAAAGCTGTTGCCTCTTATCCTGCTGCTTACGCCTACACAGCCGCTTACACGTCGCCCTTAGCTTACGCAGCGCCGCTGAATGGACTCACCTACGCCCCCGCCGCGATCCTGTGA
- the LOC143184674 gene encoding uncharacterized protein LOC143184674 isoform X1: MPRQEWFLIFLIAGTATALAPMPRQTMEESLKGALDTITRKQRSLDTNSQEYYNDLRSFKYHGDPDRKFDRERQGDREIDEEDEEIEFLPNESGQLETVGNGFQDLNNKLLERALINYLESIPQEEEPVTSLFRERERGSNRKRGAERLYNWQHINNIPFAKLLQLVQEGTPYNLGDTDDETYMDARQMLYENVSPMSWGELLNKETLARDQDRETDENEDSDRDQDPNSLYLSLAERRNVNGRYPIGRDMRTYRSMAKRYPVAKRSPKPLSTKKEVTDPKVAQDLGALFGTQSSDNLNHTHSHDHSHDHVHEHDHNHDHSHDHEQRKQDSSSEAPKVTPSPKGQKENVTKLGKSKSIEVRKKSVDWSQYFGIDRRKKKATFTAGQGTQNQDDEWMLQRYYENMGENLKQSDREYEKENSERKDYQLKQMDLALKNIEDQIVEEALKYADSDDEKVDLQKVKDRVMTRLAAAYAFEKMRKALSNLKNNVAARIEAQKAAHVQGNQTSNFRENSNLGKSNDKRNSNNIIDSEGIDESRICPELEAIEKRCKTADNLAGDESQMLYRPCIMLQICKACVQDGLEEECLGNYAMEAGKICDAQEAREGQKGREACASTALMLSQLQPPAAVSVQCRLNGNESCLRRYHYRYWHHYFRYPYGGRRFSDSYDLIDSQQSDR, translated from the exons ATGCCGCGGCAAGAATGGTTTCTGATATTCCTAATCGCGGGAACAGCCACTGCGCTGGCTCCTATGCCCCGTCAAACCATGGAAGAATCCCTGAAAGGCGCTTTGGATACGATCACTAGAAAACAGCGATCCTtggacaccaattctcaagagTATTACAATGATCTTCGATCTTTCAAGTACCACGGTGATCCAGACAGAAAATTTGACAGAGAGCGTCAGGGTGATAGGGAGATCGACGAGGAGGATGAGGAAATAGAATTTTTGCCAAATG AATCTGGGCAGCTAGAGACAGTAGGAAACGGATTCCAGGATCTCAATAACAAGTTGCTAGAGAGAGCATTGATAAATTACTTGGAAAGCATCCCGCAAGAG GAGGAACCAGTCACCTCTCTCTTCCGAGAACGCGAACGAGGCTCTAATCGCAAAAGAGGCGCCGAGAGACTATACAACTGGCAACATATCAACAACATACCGTTTGCTAAGCTCCTGCAACTCGTGCAAGAAGGAACTCCTTACAATCTCGGAGACACAGACGATGAAACTTACATGGATGCTCGTCAAATGCTTTATGA AAATGTGAGTCCAATGTCCTGGGGTGAATTGCTGAATAAAGAAACTCTGGCTAGAGACCAAGATAGAGAAACCGATGAGAATGAAGATAGCGACCGAGACCAGGATCCAAACTCGTTGTACCTCTCGCTGGCTGAACGAAGAAACGTCAATGGGAGGTATCCAATTGGACGCGATATGCGAACCTATCGGAGCATGGCTAAACGATACCCTGTCGCTAAGAGGAGTCCAAAACCACTATCAACTAAGAAAGAGGTCACAGATCCCAAG GTTGCTCAAGATCTGGGAGCATTGtttggtactcaatcttccgatAATCTGAATCACACCCATTCACACGACCACAGTCACGACCATGTCCACGAGCACGATCATAATCATGATCATAGTCATGATCACGAGCAGAGGAAGCAAGACAGCTCCTCGGAAGCTCCTAAGGTTACTCCATCACCGAAAGGACAGAAGGAAAACGTCACTAAACTTGGAAAATCAAAGTCCATTGAGGTGAGGAAGAAAAGCGTCGACTGGTCCCAATATTTCGGCATCGATCGCAGGAAGAAAAAAGCGACGTTCACAGCAGGACAGGGGACACAGAACCAGGACGATGAGTGGATGCTGCAGCGATACTACGAG AACATGGGGGAAAATCTGAAGCAGAGTGATAGAGAATACGAGAAGGAAAATAGCGAGAGGAAGGATTATCAGCTGAAACAAATGGACTTAGCGTTGAAGAACATCGAGGATCAGATTGTCGAGGAAGCTTTAAAATATGCAGACTCTGATGACGAGAAGGTAGACTTGCAGAAG GTGAAGGACAGAGTTATGACACGTCTGGCCGCCGCGTACGCCTTCGAGAAGATGAGAAAAGCGTTGAGTAATCTGAAGAACAACGTCGCAGCTCGAATAGAGGCTCAAAAGGCCGCCCATGTTCAGGGAAATCAGACATCGAACTTTCGAGAGAATAGCAACCTCGGGAAATCTAATGACAAACGCAATAGCAATAACATAATCGACTCTGAAG GCATCGACGAGAGTCGAATTTGTCCAGAATTGGAAGCAATTGAGAAGCGATGCAAAACGGCGGACAATTTGGCTGGAGATGAATCGCAGATGCTCTACCGTCCGTGTATCATGCTCCAAATTTGCAAAGCCTGC GTTCAAGATGGTCTAGAAGAGGAGTGCCTGGGCAACTATGCTATGGAAGCTGGTAAAATCTGCGACGCTCAGGAGGCTCGTGAAGGGCAGAAGGGTAGAGAGGCCTGCGCCAGTACAGCCCTGATGTTGTCTCAGTTGCAACccccagcagcagtctctgtacaATGCCGTCTAAATGGCAATGAATCCTGCTTAAGACGCTATCATTATCGATACTGGCATCATTATTTTCGTTACCCTTATGGTGGACGCCGATTCAGCGACAGCTATGATTTAATCGATTCCCAACAGTCGGACCGATAA
- the LOC143184931 gene encoding uncharacterized protein LOC143184931 isoform X2, protein MNRSSRMNVTNDTSVCDIDRRYPRRFYLLRPRAVTSIGQRNRSSRWGYGDHEDTGLVAGFYVIAKETARPNARTLLNNKSLFFCDVMLAVCEEREKRTGWYELCDAKIDFMGE, encoded by the exons ATGAATCGAAGCTCGCGGATGAACGTGACGAATGATACGTCTGTTTGTGACATTGATCGACGTTACCCGCGACGCTTTTACTTATTACGCCCACGCGCGGTCACGTCGATCGGCCAACGTAATCGATCGTCCCGATGGGGATATGGGGACCATGAGGACACTGGCCTCGTCGCTGGCTTCTACGTAATCGCGAAAGAAACAGCGCGACCGAATGCACGTACCCtcttgaataataaatctttGTTTTTTTGCGACGTAATGCTTGCGGTCTGCGAGGAAAGAGAAAAAAGAACGGGATGGTATGAACTTTGCGATGCGAAAATTGATTTCATG GGAGAGTGA
- the LOC143184674 gene encoding uncharacterized protein LOC143184674 isoform X2, which produces MPRQEWFLIFLIAGTATALAPMPRQTMEESLKGALDTITRKQRSLDTNSQEYYNDLRSFKYHGDPDRKFDRERQGDREIDEEDEEIEFLPNESGQLETVGNGFQDLNNKLLERALINYLESIPQEEEPVTSLFRERERGSNRKRGAERLYNWQHINNIPFAKLLQLVQEGTPYNLGDTDDETYMDARQMLYENVSPMSWGELLNKETLARDQDRETDENEDSDRDQDPNSLYLSLAERRNVNGRYPIGRDMRTYRSMAKRYPVAKRSPKPLSTKKEVTDPKVAQDLGALFGTQSSDNLNHTHSHDHSHDHVHEHDHNHDHSHDHEQRKQDSSSEAPKVTPSPKGQKENVTKLGKSKSIEVRKKSVDWSQYFGIDRRKKKATFTAGQGTQNQDDEWMLQRYYENMGENLKQSDREYEKENSERKDYQLKQMDLALKNIEDQIVEEALKYADSDDEKVKDRVMTRLAAAYAFEKMRKALSNLKNNVAARIEAQKAAHVQGNQTSNFRENSNLGKSNDKRNSNNIIDSEGIDESRICPELEAIEKRCKTADNLAGDESQMLYRPCIMLQICKACVQDGLEEECLGNYAMEAGKICDAQEAREGQKGREACASTALMLSQLQPPAAVSVQCRLNGNESCLRRYHYRYWHHYFRYPYGGRRFSDSYDLIDSQQSDR; this is translated from the exons ATGCCGCGGCAAGAATGGTTTCTGATATTCCTAATCGCGGGAACAGCCACTGCGCTGGCTCCTATGCCCCGTCAAACCATGGAAGAATCCCTGAAAGGCGCTTTGGATACGATCACTAGAAAACAGCGATCCTtggacaccaattctcaagagTATTACAATGATCTTCGATCTTTCAAGTACCACGGTGATCCAGACAGAAAATTTGACAGAGAGCGTCAGGGTGATAGGGAGATCGACGAGGAGGATGAGGAAATAGAATTTTTGCCAAATG AATCTGGGCAGCTAGAGACAGTAGGAAACGGATTCCAGGATCTCAATAACAAGTTGCTAGAGAGAGCATTGATAAATTACTTGGAAAGCATCCCGCAAGAG GAGGAACCAGTCACCTCTCTCTTCCGAGAACGCGAACGAGGCTCTAATCGCAAAAGAGGCGCCGAGAGACTATACAACTGGCAACATATCAACAACATACCGTTTGCTAAGCTCCTGCAACTCGTGCAAGAAGGAACTCCTTACAATCTCGGAGACACAGACGATGAAACTTACATGGATGCTCGTCAAATGCTTTATGA AAATGTGAGTCCAATGTCCTGGGGTGAATTGCTGAATAAAGAAACTCTGGCTAGAGACCAAGATAGAGAAACCGATGAGAATGAAGATAGCGACCGAGACCAGGATCCAAACTCGTTGTACCTCTCGCTGGCTGAACGAAGAAACGTCAATGGGAGGTATCCAATTGGACGCGATATGCGAACCTATCGGAGCATGGCTAAACGATACCCTGTCGCTAAGAGGAGTCCAAAACCACTATCAACTAAGAAAGAGGTCACAGATCCCAAG GTTGCTCAAGATCTGGGAGCATTGtttggtactcaatcttccgatAATCTGAATCACACCCATTCACACGACCACAGTCACGACCATGTCCACGAGCACGATCATAATCATGATCATAGTCATGATCACGAGCAGAGGAAGCAAGACAGCTCCTCGGAAGCTCCTAAGGTTACTCCATCACCGAAAGGACAGAAGGAAAACGTCACTAAACTTGGAAAATCAAAGTCCATTGAGGTGAGGAAGAAAAGCGTCGACTGGTCCCAATATTTCGGCATCGATCGCAGGAAGAAAAAAGCGACGTTCACAGCAGGACAGGGGACACAGAACCAGGACGATGAGTGGATGCTGCAGCGATACTACGAG AACATGGGGGAAAATCTGAAGCAGAGTGATAGAGAATACGAGAAGGAAAATAGCGAGAGGAAGGATTATCAGCTGAAACAAATGGACTTAGCGTTGAAGAACATCGAGGATCAGATTGTCGAGGAAGCTTTAAAATATGCAGACTCTGATGACGAGAAG GTGAAGGACAGAGTTATGACACGTCTGGCCGCCGCGTACGCCTTCGAGAAGATGAGAAAAGCGTTGAGTAATCTGAAGAACAACGTCGCAGCTCGAATAGAGGCTCAAAAGGCCGCCCATGTTCAGGGAAATCAGACATCGAACTTTCGAGAGAATAGCAACCTCGGGAAATCTAATGACAAACGCAATAGCAATAACATAATCGACTCTGAAG GCATCGACGAGAGTCGAATTTGTCCAGAATTGGAAGCAATTGAGAAGCGATGCAAAACGGCGGACAATTTGGCTGGAGATGAATCGCAGATGCTCTACCGTCCGTGTATCATGCTCCAAATTTGCAAAGCCTGC GTTCAAGATGGTCTAGAAGAGGAGTGCCTGGGCAACTATGCTATGGAAGCTGGTAAAATCTGCGACGCTCAGGAGGCTCGTGAAGGGCAGAAGGGTAGAGAGGCCTGCGCCAGTACAGCCCTGATGTTGTCTCAGTTGCAACccccagcagcagtctctgtacaATGCCGTCTAAATGGCAATGAATCCTGCTTAAGACGCTATCATTATCGATACTGGCATCATTATTTTCGTTACCCTTATGGTGGACGCCGATTCAGCGACAGCTATGATTTAATCGATTCCCAACAGTCGGACCGATAA